In one window of Candidatus Zixiibacteriota bacterium DNA:
- a CDS encoding immune inhibitor A, whose protein sequence is MDRFNMLLLVTVMTLFTSFAIASENPMLVRVDLVEKSDIETLESLRLDITYIGEDFADIAAYSEDLTGIVNAGLHYQIVHEDLVRFYQSRNPLTLTMGGFLTFSEIIDSMDAIHDRFPTLVSARDSIGTSWEGRVLWVYKISDNVDIDEDEPEIFYNSLIHAREPASWSWQNHYIDWLLTNYGMDSLATAIINERELYFLPVFNPDGYVYNEQIAPNGGGMWRKNRRPGGYGVDLNRNWGYMWGYDDNGSSPYQSDETYRGPEAFSEPETQAVRDFIESRDFQLILNAHTYSNLFLYPYGYEDIYTPDQDIFQVLGDAAESLTGYQAGTPWSLLYNTNGDACDWQYGEHQIFTCVTETGSNNDGFWPSPYRISQLNEQMFPLAVYISQIGGNIMSIAPPEPPVLNPIGEVDTDSFTVSWTHTDEHNPAVAYELVEKTGFSRYEDDLESGTDNWLLDDFILSTNQYHSANHSLFSGSYNNLHSEALMAESFTVAEDDSLIFYTWYDIENDYDYGYVELSSDGGQTFSTIPGNITTNDDPNGNNRGNGITGTSGGWIEAKFPLDDFIGMVVLIKFSYHTDSWVNNSGMYIDDVYPIEGFSEILVISSDITGNSYLIEGRNNGSYYYQAKAKDAENQWSGFSNRIEVVVTEQNDITEDNAIPSEFTLQQNYPNPFNAQTAIAFSLASPGDIKLEVYDITGKLVNTLVNSRLSAGNHQVIWDGNNNNGNNAASGVYFYKLTTAEKSSTQRMVLLK, encoded by the coding sequence ATGGACAGGTTTAACATGTTATTGTTGGTAACGGTGATGACATTATTTACATCATTTGCGATTGCCTCCGAAAACCCGATGTTGGTGCGGGTCGATTTGGTAGAGAAATCCGATATTGAAACGCTTGAGTCGCTTCGCCTTGATATTACCTATATCGGCGAGGATTTTGCTGATATTGCGGCATATTCAGAGGATTTAACTGGTATTGTCAATGCCGGGCTTCATTATCAGATTGTTCATGAAGATCTGGTCAGGTTTTATCAAAGCCGCAATCCATTAACGTTGACAATGGGCGGGTTTCTGACATTCTCTGAAATCATCGATTCGATGGATGCGATTCATGACAGGTTTCCAACATTAGTTTCCGCCCGCGATTCAATTGGCACCTCATGGGAGGGCAGAGTTTTATGGGTTTACAAGATTTCCGATAATGTCGATATCGATGAAGACGAGCCGGAGATTTTTTACAATTCGCTTATTCATGCCCGCGAACCTGCCAGTTGGTCATGGCAAAATCATTATATAGATTGGCTTCTTACCAACTACGGTATGGATTCTTTGGCAACTGCAATTATCAATGAAAGAGAACTATATTTCCTGCCGGTTTTTAATCCCGATGGCTATGTATATAACGAGCAGATTGCGCCTAATGGCGGCGGCATGTGGCGTAAAAATCGCCGTCCGGGAGGCTACGGAGTCGATTTAAACCGCAACTGGGGTTATATGTGGGGCTATGATGATAATGGTTCATCTCCTTATCAAAGCGATGAAACCTACCGCGGTCCAGAGGCATTCTCGGAACCTGAAACACAAGCAGTCAGGGATTTTATCGAGTCAAGGGATTTCCAGTTGATTCTTAATGCGCATACTTATAGCAACCTTTTCCTGTATCCTTACGGTTATGAAGACATCTATACGCCGGATCAGGATATTTTTCAAGTTTTAGGCGATGCCGCTGAGTCATTAACCGGCTACCAAGCCGGTACACCCTGGAGTTTGTTATACAACACAAACGGTGATGCCTGCGACTGGCAGTATGGCGAACATCAGATATTTACCTGTGTTACAGAAACCGGCAGCAATAATGATGGCTTCTGGCCATCGCCCTATCGCATATCCCAATTAAACGAGCAGATGTTTCCCTTGGCTGTTTATATATCCCAAATTGGCGGCAATATCATGTCGATTGCCCCGCCGGAACCGCCTGTTTTGAACCCGATTGGCGAAGTAGATACAGATAGCTTTACGGTAAGTTGGACTCATACAGATGAACATAATCCCGCAGTCGCTTATGAACTGGTGGAAAAAACCGGTTTTTCCAGATATGAGGATGACCTTGAATCAGGGACTGACAATTGGCTGCTTGATGATTTTATATTAAGCACAAACCAATACCATTCAGCCAACCACAGCCTGTTTTCCGGCAGTTATAACAACCTGCATAGTGAAGCTTTGATGGCTGAATCGTTTACAGTGGCGGAGGACGATTCTCTTATATTTTATACTTGGTATGATATTGAAAATGATTACGATTACGGCTATGTCGAATTGTCCTCGGATGGCGGGCAAACATTCTCAACGATTCCGGGCAATATCACCACTAACGATGATCCGAACGGCAATAATCGCGGCAACGGCATTACCGGCACATCGGGCGGCTGGATTGAGGCAAAATTTCCCTTAGATGATTTTATCGGCATGGTTGTTTTGATAAAATTTTCTTATCATACGGATTCTTGGGTGAACAATTCCGGCATGTATATAGATGATGTTTACCCGATTGAAGGGTTTAGCGAAATTCTCGTTATTTCATCAGATATAACCGGCAATTCATATTTAATCGAAGGCCGCAATAATGGCTCATATTATTATCAGGCAAAAGCGAAAGATGCTGAAAATCAATGGTCGGGATTTTCCAACAGAATCGAAGTTGTTGTTACCGAGCAAAACGATATCACTGAGGATAATGCAATACCATCAGAATTTACTCTTCAGCAAAATTATCCAAATCCGTTTAATGCTCAAACCGCCATTGCTTTCTCGCTTGCTTCTCCGGGCGATATCAAGCTGGAGGTTTATGATATTACGGGCAAATTAGTGAATACCCTTGTTAACAGCAGATTGTCTGCCGGAAACCATCAGGTGATTTGGGATGGCAATAATAATAATGGCAATAATGCAGCCAGCGGAGTTTATTTCTATAAACTTACAACCGCCGAAAAATCATCAACACAGAGAATGGTTTTGTTGAAATAG